Below is a genomic region from Caulobacter rhizosphaerae.
CGATTTCGCCGAGCAGGTGGAGCGCCTGCTGATGATGCTGGTGCTGGTCCTGCTGGGCGGGGCGGTGGCGGGCGGCCTGCTGGACTCCCTGACCTGGAAGGAAGTGGCGTTCGGCCTGGCCCTGGTCTTCGTCGTCCGCCCCCTCGCCGGCTGGATCGGTCTGACCGGCGCCCCGCATTCGAAGCGGGAACGCGCGGTCGTGGCGTTCTTCGGCATCCGGGGGCTGGGATCGTTCTACTACCTGGCCTATGGCCTCAACCACGGCGACTTCCATCGGTGGGACCGGCTATGGGCGATCACCGGCTTCGTGGTGCTCTGCTCGATCCTGGTCCACGGCGTAACCGCCACGCCGCTGATGACGCGGATCGACGCCTGGCGGCGCCGGGAAATCCTGCACGAGGACGAAACGCAACCATGACGCGATTGCGCTGCACCCCAGGATGCGGCAAAGCGTCACAGCGCCGCCTATCGGAGAACCGTAGCGGCTCGGTTCGCGTATTTGTCCCGACCGGGGAACGGGAACACCCATGCAGGCTAACGTCGCCCATCAGGAACAGCGGCGGCAGGATCGGATCCTGCTCGTCCTGGCCGTGGCGTTGCTGGCCAGCCAGGCCTTCAGCGACTTCCTGACCCGCAACGCGCTCGGCATCGCCACCCTGTGGCCGACCAACGCCCTGCTGGCGGGCGGCCTGCTGGTGCTGAATCCCCGTCGCCGGGTCGTTCTGATCGTCATCGCGGCGGTCAGCCATCTGGCCATCGACCTGATGGTCGGCGACAGCCTGGGGCACGCCATCCTCTACACCCTGGTCGACGTCGGCGAGGCCCTGCTGGTCTGGTGGGTGGTCAGGCGCTTTTTCGGTCCGCCGCGCGTGCGGACCATGCGGCAGCTGGCCTTGCTGACCACCCTGACCGCGCCCGTCATACTGGCCATGGCCACGCTGGCCGCGACCGTGCTGGCCCTGACCTATGGCCTGCCCTTCGTGACGGTGCTGACCGACTGGTTCGTGTGCGGCGTGCTGGGCATGGCCATCGTGCTGCCCGCCGTGCTGGTGCTGCTGGACAGCGAGCATCGCCGCGCGTTCCACCGCCCGCTGCTGGAGCAACTGGGCCTGGCCCTGCTGGCGGCCGCCCTGTCGGCGCTGGTGTTCCACCGCAAGGGGCTGCCCGTGCCATTCATGCTGTTCCCGATCGCCCTGCTGACCGCTTTCCGCCTGGGTCCGCGCGGGGCGGCCCAGACGTCGCTGATCGTCGCCTGCGTGGCCATTCCGCTGACCGTTCACGGCCTGTGGAACTCGCAGATCCAGACCGACTGGTCGCAGGCCCACCAGAACCGGCTGGTCCAGGTGTTCGTCGGCGTGCTGTTCGTCACCAGCCTGGCCGCGGGCCTGGCCCTGGCTCAGCAGGAACGCCTGCGCCGTCTGCTGATGCGGCGCGAACAGCTGACCCGCGCCGCCCGAGCCCGGGCCCTGGCCGCCAACGAGGCCAAGACCGAGTTCCTGGCCACCATGAGCCACGAGATCCGCACGCCGCTGAACAGCATGCTGGGCTTCTCGCAGCTGCTGGTCGAACGCCGCGACCTGGCGCCCGACGTCCGCCGGCAACTGACCCTGATCGACAGCGCCGGCAC
It encodes:
- a CDS encoding ATP-binding protein, yielding MQANVAHQEQRRQDRILLVLAVALLASQAFSDFLTRNALGIATLWPTNALLAGGLLVLNPRRRVVLIVIAAVSHLAIDLMVGDSLGHAILYTLVDVGEALLVWWVVRRFFGPPRVRTMRQLALLTTLTAPVILAMATLAATVLALTYGLPFVTVLTDWFVCGVLGMAIVLPAVLVLLDSEHRRAFHRPLLEQLGLALLAAALSALVFHRKGLPVPFMLFPIALLTAFRLGPRGAAQTSLIVACVAIPLTVHGLWNSQIQTDWSQAHQNRLVQVFVGVLFVTSLAAGLALAQQERLRRLLMRREQLTRAARARALAANEAKTEFLATMSHEIRTPLNSMLGFSQLLVERRDLAPDVRRQLTLIDSAGTALLTVVNDILDFSRVEAGQVELLFQPTSAAAVLHDAVGIIRPEAENKGLALEVDVVDPVGGLHDLDGLRLRQVLLNLLNNAVKFTEAGRIRACLTIEPGELEDRLKFEIVDTGVGIAVERQGRLFQRFSQVDSSASRPYGGAGLGLAISKALVELMGGKIGFDSAPGHGSAFWLELQAPQVEPYDVGEPQPVAAPGAARILLVDDHPMNREIGAALLSLVGCQVETADNGEQAVAKAARGGFDIILMDIHMPQMDGLAATRAIRALDGEAGEVPIIAMSADALPQQVERCYAAGMVDHVAKPVQREVLYAKVSRWLARR